GTAAATCTTATGAATGTTTACATGCTCTTGAAAGACCTCAGTATCTATAGAGATGTGACAGCATATTGCAACCACAAGAGTGTGATACATACTGTCCAAAACTATCATACGAGTCTAACGTAGGGGTGCCTCTCTGTAGTTACAGCTGGAAGGTGCGTCCTCTAATCCAATTTTGAAACTTCTTCCGATGACATCTGAGGTGCTTGTTCTACCTTGGAAGATTGCAGGTGCGATAGAAGCCCGACAGATGCTTCGTCAGCAATTTCCTGTGGGTGCTGTGATTCAATTGGTTGTTCTTCAGGATCATTATCAGAAAGTGCCACAGGTTCTGTTGCTTTGAACCTAGcccaattttgatattttataaAAAGTAAAGCAGGATACAACAAAAAACCGAAAATAATAACTCCAGCGCTGACTAAGTATGTCTTCAAAGAGGCAAGACACATAACAAGAGCAAGCAACAATGCAGGAGGCAGGCAAAGCATAGTTGCACCAAAAGTTTGCAGGGGAACTTTGTACGGTCTGTGAAGGTCTGGTTTCTTTATTCTCAACCTTATGTACGCTGCAAACTCAAGTAGCATTCCCACAGAGTACAGAAAATTAAGGAACTCCAAGATTTCTTGGAAACTCATCCATGACAAGAAGATCACTCCCGTTGCTGAACACAAGATGCTAATTGTAGGTGTCCCGTATTTGGATCTACAAAGTTCAAGAATATGTCATTCTACAGGCTTTGAAAAGGAAGCCGTTACATGCCCACCTATCATAATATAGTAAAACAGCAGTTAAATGCAAATAGAATCTCCATGGCGCTGATAAGTTCATCACTGTTCATAGTTGTTGAGTGATTTTTCTGAAAGAGCATCTAATTTGACCAATAACAAGTTCTGATCCTACTATTATATTTCTAACTGAGTAATTTGGAAAATAGAATTAAAAAATGTAACTACACGCCTAATGTCTTTGGATTTTCAAAAGCACAGAATTGTTACTGGATGAATCCCCCGAAATTCTTGACCAGACACATAAACAAGAGTCAAAGGTTTTTGTTGTGTAATTTTCTATGCAGAATTCACACGAGTAGGAATCAGTCACTCAGAGAGAAATTAGTAAACACGGAAACTGAAAGATAAAAAACTTCATTTACACGAGGAATATGTATTAGTTCTCATGATTATTCAGGACACTGAATTTCGTGATTGCTACCATAAGCACTACATTTCATAAGCTTTATGTACTCAAATATGTCAACCATGCATCTCATGGTCGTTACCTAGGATAACTGCATTTTATTCTTGTAAACATGAGTGAAAGCAAAAGAAACTGAAAGAATCAACAACTGGCTGCGACAGGAAGTGACTGACTAACCTGGACGCAAATATAGATGGTAGCAATCCCATCTCGCTCATGCCTAGAAGTTGGAAGGCATCGGCGCTCATCTCAGCTTCAAACAAACCCAAGTTGGACATAGCAGCAGCAGCTTGAATCCACCACCTAAGCCAAGAGCCACCGATTAGCATTCCAACTTCTGCAAAATATCCGTCGCTCCACTCACTTGGATCAGATTTTAGAGCTCCAGTACCAGCAAGAAGTGGAATGAGATATGAACACACAACCAAGACTACAGCCCCAGAGAGTGCTTTTGGGAAAGTTCTACTGGGCTCCTGGATCTCCCCTGCTAGTGTGCTAGCCTTGTCCCAATAATTTAGGTTCCAAAACATACTATTGAAGTATCCTCTCCAGTCTACTTTCTTAAAATCCACAACCACCCATCTTTGAGGCCTAATTCGAGGTATTGAAAGAATGCCCATCACGACAAATGGGAAAAGCGAGAAAAATGCTAACAAAACAGCTGAAAAACCAACAATATGCAGACCTCTATAGTTCAGGTATGTCAAAGAAACTGTAATACCTAAAAGAGCTGGAATTCGAGCAATCAACCCGTTAAAGATTGGAAGCGAATGCTTCAAGTAGTCCAGGAATAAAACAGGATACAGAGCATTATCCATAACCCCGCTAAACCATTTCCAGAAACCTTCTTGGAATCCCCAAAAAGGGCCAAAAGCTGATGATATCCAGATGACATAGCCGCCATTTTCTGGGAAGCTTGTGGCAAGCTCAGCTGTGATTAGAGCTTCAGGGACGCTCCAAAATAAAGGGAATACCAAGAAACCAAGCAAGGATAGAAGAGGACCACCTCCTGCCCTGACTGAATCTTCTATACCAAAGGGGCCACCAGAAACTTCATAGAAGATCAGAGCAATTAGAGGCAATAGAGTTAGTTTTGGACTGGCGTTCGCAGTTGCTGAATTGTTTGCGTCACTTACCATGCCCTCCTTGCCCATTCACGAAGGAGGGTGCGGGAAGGAGGAAGGGAAAAATAATTTCACCTCCAAGAAGGGAATCCGGTGGGTTGAATCTTGACCAGATGTGGAATCTGTATCAGTGATCTCTGGTGGCTATTTTAAAGAATATTGACGCTTAATTGCCTACACTGAAAAGATCTGAGATTCCACAATACATAATTAACCAAAAACCAAAGTAAATTCTGCACTGAATTTCCTTGCTTGTCTTTAGtccaacaaaacaaaatatctTGATCACAAGAGCTCCTGCCAGCTCAATGGAGTGTTGGTTATTCCACTGGAATTCAGCTAAGAACCAAAAAGGGATGCAACAAATAAAATGGAAAGGAAGAAATGataagaaatgaaggaaaaggtTGAGAGAAACTTGCAGAGTGAAGAATTAATCCATTTCACTCGCAAGGAATTTGTTCAAATAATGCAGAGGCAGTCCCGACTAATTAACTAGTGTCTAAAGGTACTAGTATCTAACTGCCGACATGACGTGGACCAAATTTGTAATTGATTCTGTTGACTGAGTAAAACGGCACAGTTTACATTAATAACTCAACAATTTAACTACTAATCCAACTAGTCCTGTGACAGGTGGTGGTGTGATGTTAACGGTTTAAATCTTGCCTTTCATTAATTATTATAATATGTGATTctcaaaaaaattcatacaTGTTTATAATGCATCCGTCTAATCCAGTAATTGATGATTCTGTCCTCCTCATCAGCTCCTGTAGATTCAATTGAACCTCTCTCTTAAATAGATTATAATAGCTAAGATATAGATAAAatgtgatgattaataaaataaaataaaaactagtcCCGTGACATATCTTTGTGGCGAGTCTTTTGACGGAGTCTTCTTCCGTAGTTGTACGCAGGAATCTACGGTGAAGTTGACTTTTGGCGGGAATGTTTCGCAGCCACCCTTCCAAGAAagagagaggagaggagagggtGGTTGTCAAGATCATCTCTACATACGTACCTATTTTTGCGTACATCTGGTCTGGCTTGAGTGGGAGTGGGGCTTTTGGCGTGTAGTCTCGCAGTTGCTTCTCTCGTCCTTCCGATCCGGAGAAAGGGGCAGCCCACTacagttttccaattttcatcAGTCAACGTCAACCCTTTTCTACTTTTTCACCTTCTCACTTATTTAAAAGACTTTCGGAAAATAGAAAATTGAACAATTCTATCGAATCTTTCCTCTTGGTACAAGCCCCACATGGAGTTTTGAAACTTCGCTCtttactctttttcttttttaaaatttttttttgaaactttgtctttttttttagaGAATTACAATTTTGTCCCCAAATTTTAGAATATTAGCATTTTTAATCCCTAAAGTTTGCATGAAGGTAAATATAGTCTCAAATATTTCACTTTCTACGTATATTTAATCCTAATGATCGATTTTTATCAATTATTACTAGAATTAGATCATGTATCAACTActaattatttaaaaactaaaaattaataaaatattgcTAATCATGAACTATAACAAAATATGACTAATTAGTCATCTGGTCACATGAGTAATTagtttttaccttttttttgtcAACCAAATATTTGTATTTCTGGATTAAATACTAATTACTCATGTAATCGTCATGCAAGTAACTAGTCCTCTTTTACTACAAATTATGGCCATAATAATTTTTTCAagcttttaaattcttttttaaaaaatttaactcATGTAACCATCATATATTGTTAAAGGAAAAATTAGACCAATCATTTCTCATGTATTGTACATGGTAAATCTTAATCTCTCAAAATTAAAATGATTAATTTTAGTCCCTgatgttgggtttggattttatcctaccAACCGTTTATTGaataaaacccaaacccaacacCTGACATCTAGAAAATGGTCGTTTCTGGTCATTAGAATAGGTCATGTACCTATTACATGATCAATTAAGGACAAATTTAGCAATTCACTTATTACTTCTCACCAAATGTTAtcgttttgacaaaaaaaaattattacttcTCACCAAATGTAAAATGACTAACAATTAACTCCTCCCTCATTTTTTACACATTTACTATCTTGTCTCTCTTATTCTTTCTCCGTCTTTTTTTTACTTCCACCACCTTCTATGTTTTCTACTTCCCTTCTATTTCCTTTCCATATTTTTCCCAACACTATTTTCCTTTCTAGCATTGTCGCTATTACTCATTTTCTACCATTATCTCTTCcttatttctctttttttttctctcgctctctctctcccctaccttcttcttttttccatattttctcCCATCTCATTTGCCCTTCCACCCGATCTCCTAGAGACTACAAGGAGAAAGGGTGAAAAGACGAGTGGGAGGAAAGAGAATGAGAgtgagggaaagaaagaaaagaaaggaagagagggaTGGTGGCAATGGCGAGAAGATGAGGGATAGAGGAAGAAAATAAAGGTGGTGGAAAAAGATTTGAGTTTAATTAAATTTGTGTAGAAAACAAGTGGGAAAAAATCGTGGATTAAGTGAGAAATAGGGTCAATATTATGTGAGTTGTTAAATTTGCCTTAAAAAATTGACCACATGATGGATTTATGACCTCTCTAGCTAAAATTTGACCGAAGAGGTAATGAGGGACAAAAAGTGAGCATTTTCTAGATGTTATGGATTAAAATCGATCATTTTGATTTTGAGGGATTAAATTAGAGAGGATTGATGTGGTTTTCTCATTATTAAAGTGTGGAGTAAACAgacaaaactttaaaaaaaaaagacaaaatttgatCACAAGCAGGAATGGCAAAGCCTTCCTTAATATATTCTCAATAGAATTTAACTAATGAATAATTTAACTAAGGAACAAGTAAAACACATGGGATCGGTTACTGTGAAAGTGTGGACTCGACAAAATTGCACTAAACAAGGCTTTaaaatgcctttttttttttgggtgaagtTGTTGAAGTTTTTGCTCCAATTAAACCATGTCAAATGACATTTCATTTGTGTCAAAATTAAGGAAGAAGGTTCTACAATGAAATGCATTACTCTTCCTTATTTTTCACATCACAGTTATATGGTTAGACCTAATGATTGAACCGATAACAACCTTAATCCGGTCATTTATTCCGGTCTATGAACGGTCTGGCTTCCTAAAACTCATCATGATGGTTTATACTAATAGTTTTCTCGCGGCATTCAATTGTCCAACCCCGGAGTACACAATGTCCCAAAACCCGTTCCAATCTCTCTTCGGGGCGCTCTTAAACGTCTCCAACTGCATTCAAACTCATCTCTCCCAATTCATAAGCTTCCCCCATAACAACAACCCAACCACCAGGACAAACCACTATCCCTTCCCATtattttctttatcttcttcGTCTTTGCCTGGAATTTCAGAACCAAAACAATCATACCTCAATCCTGCCAACACTCTTTTACTCCGGCCGGCTGGACAGCCACCCGAAAAGGTCCTCCATTTACAGTTGTTTATCCGCAGTAACATTTATTTGGACTGAATTTCTCTGGGATATATTGATTTGTCATGACAGATATAACGGTGAAGCGGATGCTTTATAAACGTTTGTTAAAAGTCCTGAACCAGTTTTTTTATGGATGATcatccttttttcttttacacTGTTTATTTCCACTGGTATTTTGTACCTTTATCGTTGCTAATACCTAGTATTAGTGGATATTCTCAAATATGCGTGCAAGAGATGGAAAAACTTAACCAGCGTCAGCAAATTGAATAACATTGGTTCCTACTTGCTATAAAGTTCCAATCTATGCATACATGCCCTTGTGGCTATTTACTTTTGATCTGGCCCCGAATTTGCATTTCCCGTCATGTCAAGTTTGTTGTTTGACGTAGTTTGTCTTTCTCAGAATAAAGCAGCTGGTCCTGTGACTAAAGAAGAGCTTGGGAGGGCCACTTGGACTCTTCTTCACACTCTTGCTGCTCAGGTCCTTGATAATCTTAGTTCGTGTGTCCCTATTCTTGTTCCCATTTTCGGAGTTGTGTTTAGCACCATCTCTCGTGTATGATTCTTCCAGTGCTTGGTCTTTATTGCTGCTATGTATTTTCCCTCTTTGAATTGTGTTTTGTTATTATGTAATTTGCTGGGTGGATAATACTTTTTGCTTGATTTTGAATGTGTTTTGCAGGCGTCCACAATTCAGTTGTCATTCCATGAACTTTATTTACATAGTGTCTTTATATTCCTGTTCTTGTTATCGTTGTTGATTTATGCGTAGGATGCTTTTCAGTGTTCACCTAGTTGTTTTCCTAATGAGACTTCTGCATTTTTCAGTATCCAGAAAAGCCAACTAGGCAACAAAAGAAGGATGTAAAAGAACTGGTATGACACTCTTTGACCTTGTATGACTTCTTGTTCATCACATTGAATTCTCGCTTCATTCAGCAATTGCAAAAGTTTGTTAGTCCTTGAACATGAGAATGAAAATCTAGCTATTAAAGGGGCTTTGTAATGAATTTTGGGGACAGCtttcttcttttaaatcacTGACTTGTTAGACATTGGCTTCTGATGGCGTTGGATTAGATTCTTATGTAAATCTCATTTGGGAAATACTGAAtgattttttatcttttggCAACTAATGacattttttcaagatattaaCGAGTAACGTACTGATTTTAGTTCCCTGAAGACCAAAATGGTTGGTGCTCTTGTAAGAAGGGGGGCATCCTTTTGGTTTTGCTGTTAGTGTACTTGTTAAACTCAGTTGTGCATTGGAAGCTTAACAGTGAACTTGCTTTCGTCCCCCCTGTCAATTTGAGATTTCCAGGGCCTAATGGTTTTGTTTATCTGCATCAAAGCCTAAAAAATGTTTCACCATCTTATTTGCTCAAGCACTTGATTTGTGTCTTTGCTCTTGAATTAGTGGTTGTAAATCTGAGTTTCCTGTGATTGCACCTTATGCAACATTTAGAGAATGATTGTGTGATAGTTCATTAACACTTCATACATAATTGGTTTGCTTATAGCATCTGATGGATATGCACATGCAATGCAGATGGCAATATTGTCCCGTATGTACCCTTGTAAGGAATGTGCAGATCACTTCAAAGAAGTTTTGAGGTGGAGTGCTTCTTTCCCCCTTATTATTGGGTCCTTTTCTTTCATAGGCTGGAATAGATTGGccatttttattaatcatcttTCCGACGTGGACATTGAGGAATCTCTTCTATAGCTGAATGCATACAGGGATAAAGGGTCCTCTTATTGGTGACTGCGTGCTATTCCTATCAAGCTAGTGGATTAACATCCCTGGCTAATTTTCCAATTCTGAATACCAAAATTCGTGCTTTGAACTACGGGTCATtcacttttttgtttatttaccCATCAAATGACCCGTATGACAATTAGGCTTAGTTCTCATGTTAAGTTCATAAGAGAGATATGGAGCAACTTCATGTGTGGGTTTTAGGATTTCGATTTTTCAGCTTATATAAGTTACGAGGGATTCATTCTGGTAATTACCCCTCAACAAGGTTTCCTATATTTATCATTGCCCAACTCTTAGAATCTACAAGCTTTCTTTCACTGATACCATCTAAAAGTAATTGACCTTTTCTCCTCTTGGATTTTGGCAGAGTAAATCCTGTACAGGCTGGAAATCAGCATGAGTTCTCCCAATGGTTATGTCATGTACACAACGTTGTGAACAGAAGGTACTTGTTAGTTTACAGTTTAGGTGCTCCTGAGTTTCATCCCTAAGGTTGTCAGGGGCTCGTTTGTTAGATGCTAAATGTTTCTTTGCTTACGTGAAGAAGGTTGGTTGGAAACTTCCCCAAATTAGATCACCTCACTTACCCagtcttttcaaaaattaacaTGGTCATTTTTGTGataagtaaattttatatacactactAGTATATACGTAtacttcaaattcaaaatttgcacaAGTGACATGTATCtaatggtgatagtgtatacactagcagtgtatataagattaattctttTGTGATTATGCTTTGGATTACCGCATTTACATGTTATGCATAAGTGGAACTAGGATTGTTGTTACTCGAAATTTCAGATGGCCTGAAATTGTAACCTTGTAGTTAAGAGTTGATTTGTGCTTTTCTGCTTTCAACAGCCTGGGTAAGCTGGTATTTCCCTGTGAACGAGTAGATGCGCGGTGGGGTAAGCTTGACTGTGAGCAGCGAGCCTGCGATCTGCAAGGGGACGAGAATCCTTGGGAATGAATCATCTTCTTGAAGTGATGATACCAATCTCTTATCCGATGAAGACATCAATCAACCGGGAAATCCCGTCAATGTTATACTTGACTTCGATATTAAACTGTATCAAATTATCATATAGAGGAGAATCGAGAGCGGAGAGGCCGCTCCCATTTCATATAAATGCATTTAACCAGGTAATTATACAATTTTTTGAAACAGAACAGATGTAGAACCGACAAGCTTTCAGTAAAATCtaccccaaacaaaaaaaaaaaatgtctgcAACTTGAACTGCAATGGTTAAGACTGCCCCCCAGAGGACGAACCCTCTGCCTTGTGGTCAGCTAGGTGCAAATCCACGAGCGCCCGGAAGGGCGGAGCTTCACCAAATTTTAGAATGTATGCAGTTTCATAAACTGGTCGCAGCGGCAAGATTACTTGAGCATCCAAATATGCGTCGCAGGAGAAACACCAGACTGATAGATCGCTGTACGAATTCCCAAATTTTTTCTGGTTATCCATCCAATTTATACGACAGCCGtttgaaatttcattttatccAATAAGAGGTAGTAAATTATACCTGTAGCTAAGTGCCAAACAATGATTATTTTGTTGACGATAATGCTCAAGCATGTGTTTATTAACAAAACGGCTACAGAGCACATCTTCGCAGCTTAAGCAGAGCCAGTTCTCTTGAGGGTGTTGGCACCTTCATAATTGATATAACACCAGATTTTTAGCAttgttaaataaattttataaattatgtatttacaaaattaatcaaaaacaaACGAAAAAACAAATGGTGGTTGTTTCGGTGAAAACGCACCTGTAGCAAGGAGTATCTGGGGGTGGAATGTGTGTGAGGTCGGAGGATAAGGTATCAAGGTGATCGCAGTGGGTCAGGGCCTCCACCCAACCGGATCCGGACCCGTATAGGAGAAGTTCGTCATCGTCTTCTTCTACGATGTGAGAAGACGATGAAGCCTCCTTGCTGCTGCTCATTGATGATTGTTTGTTCTACGAAATTGACGATCAGATTGCTGCTGGAGAATCCGGCTTGGGAGCTCTGTAATCGGGTTTGGGCTTGGGCTTATATTAGCGTTCTTCGTTGTCTACTTCGCCTGGAAGCGTTTCCAAAGTGAGCAAACACCGCTGTTAGGGACTACAACAGCATACGAGTCCTTGTCTTTTCCCAAAACTCGTTTTAGCCAATTTGCGGCTAATTCGGTAAACAGGAAATTGTACTTTATGAAACTTTTAAAAAAACacgagtttgtttggataagagtttatttgaatgatttatttgagatatttactgtagcactttttgtgatgtgatgtatgtgagataaaaaggtgattgggaaaataaaaaggtgattgggatttgtgagAATAAATTAAGCAAACCAAATtctctctatccaaacaaacttacAGTCTAAAAAATTTGCTGACCcaattagcttttttttttttgaaagaatttctccataaaacctttccaaCATGTAAAATGAGAAGAAGACAATTGGCTCTATAAAAGCTTGGGAGATTCTATCATACTCTTTAAGTTTAATTTGTCACTAAGTCattaaataattttaaatttaaatcactAACAAGTAGTTTGGGAGCGCAggatgaaaaaaagaagagaatgaGATATCTCAACAGCTAGTTTGGGACTAGatgatggaaaagaaaaatagagaaatattatcttaagttatgaaatttttttttttaaaaaagaaagagagtatattttaatgttgtttgggagtttagaaaagaaataaaagaattttGGATATGTATATCAATAAAATTATGTTCAAATAACAATTAAGGATACAAGTgacattttgaaaatttttacaaaGCCTTCCTTGGGACttgtttggaaattttttttttgttttcatgaATATTCTCTCTATatcttttttaattattttttttccttcacatacattatatcattaaaaagtgctacaataatttttctccaaaaactctcccaaaaaatgcaatccaaacatacTGCTGCCTATGTTTGGggcggaattttttttttcccaatgtAGTTGGGAAATAGATTTCTAACCCCGCACAAACAAACAGGTACTTTCCGtcactttctttgttttctcacCAAATATCAGCTGCCAAGTGCACAGTAAGAAATTAAGGTAGTACTGTAGTTTCCTAGCGcaatcataatttttttttttaaaaattaagggTATTTTCGATAAAACTGAATTTTGAaaacttaaatttaaaatttaaagtttaaattcattaaattactgaattattaagtactaaatttgacGCATTTGAGTGTgtatcacattaagtgataaattatttacttatcacttaattttgataacaaattttgtttaataaaaacaatgttacttaattaattcagatacttatttttttattatcagCCTTTGAACTCTTATgatttaaatatattaaattataATATCGGATCTATGCTCGTAAAAGCAACTGAGAAAAgataacaaaaaaagaaaagtgaaacTAAATCGACGGGGCAAAATAGTCAAATGACTTAAGTATGTTCCCTACTGTCCCCCTTGCCTGTCACGCGACATCACTGACCGAACTAGGGTTTTGGGCCATCCATTCCACACTATAAATACTCTCTTACAACCCTGTTAAACCTCCTCCGCCTTCAGTAATTAGGGTTGGCTTTGGCAGAAATTAGCAGCCGCTGAAAGCTTGACAGAGAGGAAGACGATATCGAGATGGGACACTCCAACATCTGGAATTCTCACCCTAAGAACTACGGCCCTGGCTCTCGCGCCTGGTAACTACTACGACATCTCTATCactcctttttcattttttttcaaaccaagataaTTATTTATGTTTAGGATCTGCTACGTGCCCTGCTTCTTAGGTTTCATGTCTGGTTCAGTTTGGTGCTAAATATAGTGGGAATTACTGGAGATGGAGAACTTTTATTgctttttgaaaaatatttggtTGTTGTTTTTCCGTGATTTGTTTCTAGCTGATATTAGGGAGCGAAAGAACTATTTGTATGCTACGAGTTAATCTTGATATAAAGTTGGGGAATTAGGAATTTAGGATATGCTCGAAACGATAATGATTTATGCATTTGGGTTGACTTGGATTTCAAATCCACAGTACAAACCATCCTGTATCGTTTGGACAGCGCACTTCCAATTCACTCATTTAGTACGATATTTCAGATCCCTCTGTTCTTTCCCGTTTCCCTCCTTCCAATTTCACCCCTAAGTTTGTATTGCACCAAAAAATATCTCGAAATTTGTAGCTCAGAACAACAGCATGATTGTTTATGAACACCAGTTTGAGCTTCAAGATTTGGCAACTAATAGAATTTGTACCATTTTTGTAGCAACCATTTGTTTGTCTCTCCTCTTAAATACTAGGTTGAAGTCAGCACTATTGCTCTGATTTGGAACTGGTCTTGTGATCCGAGAGTCCTGTAACTCGTGATCTTCGTAATATGCCTatgaagtttttatttatttgtgtgAGCAACTAGTTATTTTGTATTTCAAGTCCTTCTCTACAATTAAATTTTTACCAAACAATTTGTTTGGATTAACCTGGATTTCAAATACTCAAAATCCTGCATGAAATCTAATTCCATGAACTTAGACTGATCTTTGTGGGAGTTTTTGTACATCTGATCGTTCTTAGTCCCATTTATTGTGGTTTGTCAACTAGTATAATCTGGTGTTTGTATCAGTGATGTTGGAGTCCTTGATTGGATTTCAAGAAATTGTAGGTTTATGGTGTACTGCCTTTTATACTGGAtcatatggtatataatcttgtttTCAAGTCAAATTGGTCCTAATGATGGGTCAATGTGATTTTCGTGCTAAACAATTATTTTGTCGTTGATGGCTCAAGTGAAATTTGGGAGTTTAGTAAGCTGTTGTAAGCAGTATTTTGTAGTGATAATGGTATTATTCGCTATGGCGTTTTAAGAATTGTACCTGACCACATGGATATTTTCTCCTCCTGGTGGTTtggtgctttttcttttttaaataccTGGAGGCTTTTTTTGATTAAACTATTTGTTGATTTCAATTGTTGCTTATTGGTGTGTGTTGGTTCGTTTTGACAGCCGTGTGTGTGGAAACTCCCATGGTATTATCAGAAAGTATGGCCTGATGTGCTGCAGACAATGCTTCCGCAGCAATGCTAAGGAGATTGGATTCATTAAGGTAATGGATTTTAAGTTTTAAGAAAGGAATGATCATACTgttaccttttttttaaaaaaactaataGAGCTACTATGATGTGGTGGTGGTTTTTTCATTGTCATGTCAATATTCATATTCATGTTAGGACCTGATTTtgtatttaaattttcttgtgccTGTTGTTCTAGATAGAGTATATGCCAGTTTAAGAATTTTGTTAGTTGGTTGTTGGCAGTCTATGATACTGAGTTATGGGTCTTGTTTTACCATTTTTGTGTTCGTCTTGAATAAATTACTAAATCAttctgaattttcttgcatttgtCCTTGCAGTATCGTTGAAGGAAAAGGTCGTTGGCTCCTTGCTAGTGGATTTTGTTAAGCAAGCTGCCATTAGAGATAAATGGATCCCAAGTTGTTATTTGCTTTgtattttgaacaattttggctGTTCTAATTTGTCATTGAACTTGAATTGGTATGTGAATCAACAAATTCTACTATATGCTGTTCTTTAATATAGGGTATCGCATAAGAAATTGATGAATTGCGGGCAATGTTATTAATTAATTGGTTAATTCTCTTGAACCGAATATTCTGGATCGAATGTGTTTTATGTCGATGGCATGATAAATTGGTTAAATTGGTTCTCGTTCACTGTGAAGCAAATATAGATTTGTATTGGAACGGATTGCCTTACCCATAAGCCTAGAAGGAAATTTGCGTGGATGTCTGGAAAATCTGC
This portion of the Coffea arabica cultivar ET-39 chromosome 2e, Coffea Arabica ET-39 HiFi, whole genome shotgun sequence genome encodes:
- the LOC113731510 gene encoding probable polyamine transporter At3g19553 produces the protein MGKEGMVSDANNSATANASPKLTLLPLIALIFYEVSGGPFGIEDSVRAGGGPLLSLLGFLVFPLFWSVPEALITAELATSFPENGGYVIWISSAFGPFWGFQEGFWKWFSGVMDNALYPVLFLDYLKHSLPIFNGLIARIPALLGITVSLTYLNYRGLHIVGFSAVLLAFFSLFPFVVMGILSIPRIRPQRWVVVDFKKVDWRGYFNSMFWNLNYWDKASTLAGEIQEPSRTFPKALSGAVVLVVCSYLIPLLAGTGALKSDPSEWSDGYFAEVGMLIGGSWLRWWIQAAAAMSNLGLFEAEMSADAFQLLGMSEMGLLPSIFASRSKYGTPTISILCSATGVIFLSWMSFQEILEFLNFLYSVGMLLEFAAYIRLRIKKPDLHRPYKVPLQTFGATMLCLPPALLLALVMCLASLKTYLVSAGVIIFGFLLYPALLFIKYQNWARFKATEPVALSDNDPEEQPIESQHPQEIADEASVGLLSHLQSSKVEQAPQMSSEEVSKLD
- the LOC113731511 gene encoding FAD-linked sulfhydryl oxidase ERV1-like isoform X2, which gives rise to MIEPITTLIRSFIPVYERSGFLKLIMMVYTNSFLAAFNCPTPEYTMSQNPFQSLFGALLNVSNCIQTHLSQFISFPHNNNPTTRTNHYPFPLFSLSSSSLPGISEPKQSYLNPANTLLLRPAGQPPEKNKAAGPVTKEELGRATWTLLHTLAAQYPEKPTRQQKKDVKELMAILSRMYPCKECADHFKEVLRVNPVQAGNQHEFSQWLCHVHNVVNRSLGKLVFPCERVDARWGKLDCEQRACDLQGDENPWE
- the LOC113731511 gene encoding FAD-linked sulfhydryl oxidase ERV1-like isoform X1, whose translation is MIEPITTLIRSFIPVYERSGFLKLIMMVYTNSFLAAFNCPTPEYTMSQNPFQSLFGALLNVSNCIQTHLSQFISFPHNNNPTTRTNHYPFPLFSLSSSSLPGISEPKQSYLNPANTLLLRPAGQPPEKNKAAGPVTKEELGRATWTLLHTLAAQVLDNLSSCVPILVPIFGVVFSTISRYPEKPTRQQKKDVKELMAILSRMYPCKECADHFKEVLRVNPVQAGNQHEFSQWLCHVHNVVNRSLGKLVFPCERVDARWGKLDCEQRACDLQGDENPWE
- the LOC113731512 gene encoding uncharacterized protein; this encodes MSSSKEASSSSHIVEEDDDELLLYGSGSGWVEALTHCDHLDTLSSDLTHIPPPDTPCYRCQHPQENWLCLSCEDVLCSRFVNKHMLEHYRQQNNHCLALSYSDLSVWCFSCDAYLDAQVILPLRPVYETAYILKFGEAPPFRALVDLHLADHKAEGSSSGGQS
- the LOC113731513 gene encoding small ribosomal subunit protein uS14z/uS14y/uS14x, whose protein sequence is MGHSNIWNSHPKNYGPGSRACRVCGNSHGIIRKYGLMCCRQCFRSNAKEIGFIKYR